In Lacibacter sp. H375, one DNA window encodes the following:
- a CDS encoding P-loop NTPase fold protein, with translation MSKSVTYPRFISNLPCGDDLFESKSQERTAKQIAEHITAGDKDYQLIGLDGEWGSGKSNAISIVRKQLEKKHHLFIYDTWAHQEDLQRRSFLEELTDDLQKNHIVDQVEWRTRLNDLLAKKKVTITKTIPRLSYAIIASLLVAILTPLTKVISDEVPDDKPIYKFLIAAAPLMIAIGVWIIAALRDKQLWNITQLFSIYEKQDLQKITDETISENEPSVREFRNWMHQLDQASNKKIVIVFDNMDRLPSEKIKIIWALLHTFFSAGYYSNIWVIVPFDRSHVRQAFEKDGGDNNFEKTNHFINKTFSVIFTISPAVLTDWKKFFEIKFKDAFGEEEKAEFIIARKIFDLHHASITPRKIIAFLNDIVSQKMIWREQIKLRYIATFVLNRQEIAASPLFEIFNKKFLGKAKGLFAGDDTVSNNIAALLYNIPLEKAAQVALQREIEITIRERRIDDLKKMADSPDFISILEQLEVEDIDIEATTICLNEIQKALPTTNEDSFQVIWDRIIGSQLATQIQAVEFTEIHKILIQQSRPEQRKYFVAYLLKGFSGASEFAGSRYFSALSGIEEFLKVNNFNIDYLLLVKPKQLSPEQFLDYLDKAGSNYKKYKASSASASVEEYLLNKTPGDLANASVIQHLKDEFQFTELKHKIESTINNKQVTLQNVYSLFATYSAVSPELLLSAKLQDQQIYDLLAEAEEDSNEYNELATMRIARANKFANNGPAMNTLLSVVDDDYISAIYSRIQCYADYGGLLVSVCNWQKPALQAVLKKMILSSNGQSLRILEILSRFSQIAVAVGVSKEDLLKDLNRWVDSLRDQLTIDYLKSAIPDEEFYKDALSIECELSDLVLKIAVKYVEQESEDHWNEAFKGNDPYLLNVLNILLPSDKIVEFPQSLFAAYKTALKAIADGDDDYDISNVPHGLWDMLFVKCDKSHLQATVKDIRDIFLRDSKILETQFLFFEPMLRELGGLQEWSGEVVRKILTSCYSSTECLEILVANKDYYSSLIDKAGDDALEFIDIIRGNLEKNTGNTLLKEFSTKIDEELAENITISYVDYFSPDRKSSGSDKIPNLIKRKIEKGRMLHFLVDNNMVDGDDPHVGELKRLHIKYIYKGEKKEKIVTEGNWMSLP, from the coding sequence GTGTCAAAATCAGTTACATACCCAAGATTTATCAGCAATCTACCCTGCGGCGACGATTTATTCGAAAGTAAGTCACAGGAGAGAACGGCCAAGCAAATTGCAGAGCATATTACAGCCGGTGATAAGGATTATCAATTGATAGGCCTTGATGGTGAATGGGGATCAGGTAAATCGAATGCGATTAGTATTGTAAGAAAGCAATTAGAAAAAAAACATCACCTATTTATATACGACACATGGGCACATCAGGAGGATCTTCAGAGACGGTCTTTTCTTGAAGAACTTACAGACGACCTACAAAAAAATCATATTGTTGATCAGGTAGAGTGGCGAACCCGACTGAATGACTTGCTAGCCAAGAAGAAAGTCACGATTACAAAAACAATCCCAAGATTAAGTTATGCAATTATAGCTTCTCTTCTCGTTGCAATATTGACGCCGTTAACAAAGGTGATTTCAGACGAAGTGCCTGATGATAAGCCTATTTACAAATTTCTTATTGCTGCAGCACCTCTGATGATTGCAATTGGCGTATGGATTATAGCAGCCCTCCGGGATAAGCAACTTTGGAACATTACGCAGCTGTTTAGTATATATGAAAAACAGGATCTGCAAAAGATCACCGATGAAACAATTTCAGAAAATGAACCTTCTGTTCGGGAATTTCGAAACTGGATGCATCAACTTGACCAGGCTTCTAACAAGAAAATTGTTATTGTATTCGATAACATGGATCGTCTGCCATCTGAAAAGATAAAAATAATATGGGCGCTGCTTCACACATTCTTTTCGGCAGGATACTATTCAAATATTTGGGTGATTGTGCCGTTTGATCGATCACATGTAAGACAAGCATTTGAAAAAGACGGAGGAGACAACAATTTTGAAAAAACGAATCATTTTATTAATAAAACGTTTTCGGTAATATTTACTATATCTCCGGCTGTACTAACCGATTGGAAAAAGTTTTTTGAAATAAAGTTCAAAGATGCATTTGGAGAGGAAGAGAAAGCAGAATTTATCATCGCAAGGAAAATATTTGATTTGCATCACGCTTCAATTACCCCACGAAAAATAATTGCCTTTCTAAATGATATTGTATCTCAAAAAATGATCTGGCGGGAGCAAATTAAGTTACGTTATATTGCTACATTTGTTTTGAACAGGCAGGAGATTGCTGCCTCGCCTTTATTTGAAATTTTCAACAAAAAGTTTCTTGGAAAAGCAAAGGGCCTTTTTGCAGGTGATGACACTGTTTCTAACAATATTGCGGCTTTGCTTTATAACATCCCTTTAGAAAAAGCGGCTCAGGTTGCCCTACAACGTGAAATAGAAATTACGATTAGGGAACGAAGAATAGATGATCTTAAAAAAATGGCTGACTCCCCAGATTTTATCAGCATTTTAGAACAGCTTGAGGTTGAAGATATTGATATTGAAGCGACAACAATATGTTTGAATGAGATACAAAAAGCGCTACCAACTACAAATGAAGATTCATTCCAAGTAATATGGGATCGCATAATAGGTTCACAACTAGCTACACAAATTCAGGCGGTTGAATTTACTGAAATCCATAAAATACTTATTCAGCAATCACGGCCGGAACAGCGCAAATACTTTGTTGCGTATCTGCTAAAGGGATTCTCTGGGGCTTCAGAATTTGCAGGTTCAAGATATTTTTCGGCGCTGTCGGGCATAGAGGAATTCCTGAAAGTAAATAATTTTAATATCGATTATTTATTGCTGGTAAAACCAAAACAACTATCGCCGGAGCAATTTCTTGACTATCTTGATAAAGCTGGCAGCAACTATAAGAAATATAAAGCTAGTTCCGCTAGCGCTTCCGTTGAAGAATATCTTCTTAATAAAACACCAGGAGACCTTGCCAACGCTTCTGTTATTCAGCATCTAAAAGACGAATTTCAGTTCACTGAACTTAAACATAAAATTGAAAGTACTATAAACAACAAGCAAGTGACTTTGCAAAATGTTTATTCATTGTTTGCGACTTACAGTGCGGTTTCACCTGAGTTGCTTCTAAGTGCAAAATTGCAAGATCAACAGATATACGATTTGTTGGCTGAGGCAGAGGAGGATTCAAATGAATACAACGAGCTTGCTACTATGAGGATTGCACGTGCGAATAAATTTGCGAATAACGGTCCGGCGATGAATACACTGCTTTCCGTGGTTGATGATGACTATATTTCAGCCATTTACTCCCGGATTCAATGTTATGCAGATTACGGCGGTCTTTTGGTATCTGTTTGTAACTGGCAAAAGCCGGCTTTACAAGCAGTGCTGAAGAAAATGATACTCAGTAGCAATGGGCAGTCCTTGAGAATATTAGAAATACTTTCGAGGTTTAGTCAAATCGCTGTCGCTGTAGGGGTTAGCAAAGAGGACTTGTTGAAGGACTTGAATCGTTGGGTGGATAGCTTAAGAGATCAACTAACAATTGACTATTTAAAATCAGCGATACCGGATGAGGAGTTTTACAAAGATGCACTCTCCATTGAATGCGAGTTGTCAGACCTAGTCTTAAAAATTGCCGTTAAATATGTCGAACAGGAGTCCGAAGATCATTGGAACGAGGCATTTAAAGGAAATGACCCTTATTTGCTCAATGTCTTAAACATTCTGCTACCTTCTGATAAGATTGTAGAATTTCCCCAAAGTTTATTTGCCGCATATAAAACTGCTCTTAAAGCAATAGCCGATGGTGATGATGATTATGATATTTCCAATGTCCCACATGGTTTGTGGGACATGCTGTTCGTTAAGTGTGACAAATCTCATTTACAGGCAACTGTTAAAGACATCAGAGACATTTTTTTAAGAGATTCGAAAATATTGGAAACGCAATTTCTATTTTTTGAACCCATGTTGAGGGAACTTGGAGGACTGCAGGAATGGAGTGGTGAGGTTGTAAGGAAGATTTTAACTTCTTGCTATTCTTCAACCGAATGCCTTGAAATATTGGTTGCTAACAAAGATTATTATTCTTCCTTGATAGATAAAGCCGGCGATGATGCCCTTGAATTTATCGACATTATACGTGGTAATCTTGAAAAAAATACAGGAAACACTTTGCTGAAAGAGTTCAGTACAAAAATTGACGAGGAACTAGCAGAGAATATTACTATATCCTATGTTGATTATTTTTCACCTGATAGGAAATCAAGCGGTTCTGACAAAATCCCAAATTTGATAAAACGAAAAATTGAAAAGGGCCGTATGCTTCATTTCCTTGTTGATAACAATATGGTAGATGGAGATGACCCACATGTAGGTGAGTTAAAAAGGCTTCATATAAAATACATATATAAAGGTGAGAAAAAGGAAAAAATAGTGACAGAAGGAAATTGGATGAGTTTACCGTAG
- a CDS encoding GIY-YIG nuclease family protein: MSLSTKHHDYVLFYFCNFLAHNYEEVDSIDSSNTFQSQLRTMMEKINFITVDNFTFDKLENPIFFAPHKRGVIKINLLDRLQLYRDIFYSSKNETETEFSGDHVYLMLNKRNNYIKIGKSKTLGFREKTLQADEPEVVLVVTWHAPAKVEKELHRMFSDKRKRGEWFNLKLKELKIIKEYMKLYLTK; this comes from the coding sequence ATGTCTTTATCTACCAAGCATCATGATTATGTGTTGTTTTATTTTTGCAATTTTCTTGCCCACAACTATGAGGAAGTAGATTCAATTGATTCATCTAACACTTTTCAAAGTCAGTTAAGGACAATGATGGAGAAAATTAATTTTATAACTGTTGATAATTTCACTTTTGACAAGCTTGAGAATCCGATCTTCTTTGCTCCACATAAACGAGGTGTAATAAAAATTAATTTGTTGGATCGATTACAGCTTTACCGAGATATATTTTATTCTTCGAAAAATGAAACAGAAACTGAATTTTCAGGCGATCATGTGTATTTAATGCTAAATAAACGAAACAATTATATTAAGATAGGAAAAAGCAAAACCCTTGGTTTTAGGGAAAAAACACTTCAGGCGGATGAACCCGAAGTTGTATTAGTTGTAACTTGGCATGCACCTGCAAAAGTGGAAAAGGAATTGCATCGAATGTTTTCTGATAAAAGGAAAAGGGGAGAATGGTTTAATTTGAAATTAAAGGAACTTAAGATTATCAAAGAGTATATGAAGCTTTATTTAACTAAATGA
- a CDS encoding PH domain-containing protein, with protein sequence MGLLSALMGNAGSVSNDDLQKQYGKLLIQNEQIELGFKLIRDTFIFTNKRFIIIDVQGITGSKVEYKSLTYKSISKFSIETSGTFDLDAELKIWVSSEATPSISKKFNKSVDVYEVQKLLASHVLG encoded by the coding sequence ATGGGTCTTCTTTCCGCACTCATGGGTAACGCTGGTTCAGTCAGTAATGATGATTTACAAAAACAGTACGGGAAACTGCTCATTCAAAACGAACAGATTGAATTGGGCTTCAAACTCATCCGTGACACATTCATCTTTACCAACAAGCGTTTTATTATTATCGATGTGCAAGGCATCACAGGGAGTAAGGTCGAGTATAAATCGCTCACCTATAAAAGCATTTCCAAATTCAGTATCGAAACTTCTGGCACATTCGATCTTGATGCTGAATTAAAGATTTGGGTCTCCAGTGAAGCAACCCCAAGCATCAGTAAAAAATTCAATAAATCGGTGGATGTGTATGAAGTGCAAAAATTACTGGCAAGTCATGTATTAGGATAA